A stretch of Cucumis sativus cultivar 9930 chromosome 2, Cucumber_9930_V3, whole genome shotgun sequence DNA encodes these proteins:
- the LOC101218842 gene encoding pentatricopeptide repeat-containing protein At1g79490, mitochondrial: MLPFRAVQLLLGSSNPLHKRRILLSGSFLFQTRWFDSSFPWREADSVLRPRNSEFLENPHVFNNRSFTRSYCSGKESGNGGREWTEDIEYLDESGSVIFSGKGVRSVEPGVDDHVMVGGLKKPFLNASAVAKIVEVVRRWKWGPELESQLEKLQFVPNMTHITQVLKIIDDAEASLSLFRWAKRQSWYSPNDECYGLLFDGLNQRRDFDAIQLLFDEVVRDLSSDETVSFSAYNRVIQYLAKAEKLEVSFCCFKKIHDSGFKVDTQTYNSLITLFLNKGLPYKAFEIYESMAGAECSLDASTFELMIPCLAKSGRLDAAMKLFQEMKEKKYRPAQNVYSSLVDSMGKAGRLDTSMKIYMEMQLLELRPSALMFVSLIESHVKAGKLDTALKLWDDMKRAGFKPNFGLYSMVVESHAKSGKLDVAMSVFTEMEKAGFLPIPSTYCCLLEMQAASGHVDAAMKLYNSMTNAGLRLGLNTYTSLLTLLANKKLIDIAAKVLLEMKAMGFSVSVSASDVLMVYIKEGSVDSALRWLQFMGSSGIRTNSFIIRQLFESCMKKGMYESAMPLLETYVNSAAKVDLILYTSILAHLVRCQEEQKERYLMSILSTTKHKAHSFLCGLFTGTEQRKQPVLSFVREFFQSIDYELEESSAKYFVNVLLNYLILMGQINRARCIWKVAYENKLFPKAIVFDQHIAWSLDVRNLSVGAALIAVVHTLHRFRKRMLYYGIVPRRIKLVTGPTLKLVIAQMLSSVESPFEVSKVVLRATGDSVMEWFKKPIVQQFLLNEIPSRSDILMHKLNTLFPSSAPEIRSLSPPKPLISRNSA; encoded by the coding sequence ATGCTTCCTTTTCGTGCTGTACAACTACTTCTCGGGTCCTCAAATCCACTCCACAAACGTCGAATTCTTCTATCGGGTTCCTTCCTCTTCCAGACAAGATGGTTCGATTCATCGTTTCCATGGCGAGAAGCGGATTCTGTTTTAAGACCCAGAAATTCTGAGTTTCTTGAAAACCCACATGTTTTCAATAATCGTAGTTTTACTAGATCTTATTGTTCTGGAAAGGAGAGTGGGAATGGGGGTAGAGAGTGGACTGAGGATATAGAGTATCTAGATGAGTCGGGGAGTGTGATTTTCTCTGGTAAAGGTGTTCGATCGGTTGAACCAGGTGTTGATGATCATGTAATGGTGGGTGGACTCAAAAAGCCCTTTCTGAATGCATCGGCTGTTGCAAAGATAGTTGAGGTTGTAAGGAGGTGGAAATGGGGTCCAGAGTTGGAATCCCAGCTTGAAAAGCTCCAATTTGTTCCAAATATGACGCACATCACTCAAGTATTGAAGATTATTGATGATGCTGAGGCTTCTTTGAGCTTGTTTCGTTGGGCGAAGAGGCAGTCCTGGTATTCGCCAAATGATGAGTGCTATGGTTTGTTGTTTGATGGGTTGAATCAGAGAAGAGATTTTGATGCAATTCAATTGTTGTTTGATGAGGTTGTTCGTGATTTGAGCAGTGATGAGACTGTCTCATTCAGTGCATATAATCGTGTGATTCAGTACTTGGCTAAAGCTGAGAAATTGGAAGTGTCTTTCTGTTGTTTTAAGAAGATTCATGATTCAGGTTTCAAGGTTGATACCCAAACGTACAATTCTCTTATAACCTTGTTCTTAAACAAGGGTCTACCTTACAAGGCTTTCGAGATATATGAGAGCATGGCAGGAGCAGAGTGTTCTTTAGATGCATCTACCTTTGAGCTGATGATACCATGCTTGGCAAAATCAGGTCGTCTTGATGCAGCAATGAAGCTCTTTCAAgagatgaaagagaaaaaatatcgTCCTGCCCAAAATGTTTATTCATCTCTTGTGGATTCTATGGGGAAAGCTGGGAGGCTTGACACGTCGATGAAGATTTACATGGAAATGCAGCTGCTTGAGCTAAGACCATCCGCTTTGATGTTTGTTTCCTTAATTGAATCACATGTTAAGGCTGGGAAATTGGATACTGCTCTCAAGCTTTGGGATGATATGAAAAGGGCAGGTTTTAAGCCTAACTTTGGTTTGTACTCTATGGTTGTCGAGTCACATGCCAAATCAGGGAAACTTGATGTTGCAATGTCTGTCTTCACTGAAATGGAGAAAGCTGGATTTCTTCCCATCCCATCGACTTATTGCTGTCTCTTGGAAATGCAGGCAGCGTCAGGGCACGTAGATGCTGCCATGAAACTCTACAACTCTATGACTAATGCAGGTTTGAGGCTCGGGCTAAATACATACACTTCTCTATTGACACTCCTGGCTAATAAGAAACTTATCGATATTGCTGCAAAAGTTTTACTTGAAATGAAGGCCATGGGATTCTCTGTCAGTGTGAGCGCTAGCGACGTCTTGATGGTGTATATTAAGGAAGGTTCTGTTGATTCTGCTTTGAGGTGGCTTCAGTTCATGGGTTCATCTGGAATAAGAACTAATAGCTTTATTATCAGGCAATTGTTTGAGTCATGCATGAAGAAAGGGATGTACGAGTCAGCTATGCCTCTCTTAGAAACTTATGTAAACTCTGCTGCAAAAGTTGATCTTATACTCTACACATCCATCTTGGCCCATCTTGTAAGGTGTCAAGAAGAGCAAAAGGAGAGATATTTGATGTCCATCCTCAGTACTACAAAACACAAGGCACATTCTTTTTTGTGTGGACTTTTCACTGGAAcagaacaaagaaaacaaccgGTTTTATCTTTTGTGAGGGAGTTTTTTCAGAGCATTGACTATGAGCTGGAAGAGAGCAGTGCGAAATACTTTGTTAATGTTCTCCTCAATTATCTCATTCTCATGGGACAAATAAATCGAGCTCGATGCATCTGGAAAGTTGCTTACGAGAATAAACTCTTTCCAAAAGCCATCGTCTTTGATCAACACATTGCTTGGTCCCTCGATGTTAGGAACTTGTCAGTTGGTGCTGCTCTAATAGCAGTTGTGCACACTCTCCATCGGTTCAGGAAAAGAATGTTGTATTACGGAATAGTTCCAAGGCGCATAAAATTGGTTACGGGACCTACTCTGAAGCTTGTGATCGCTCAAATGTTGAGCTCTGTGGAATCGCCATTTGAGGTCAGTAAGGTGGTTCTGAGAGCAACAGGAGACTCCGTGATGGAGTGGTTCAAGAAACCAATTGTCCAACAATTCCTTCTGAATGAGATTCCATCAAGATCAGATATTCTCATGCACAAGTTGAATACTCTCTTTCCGAGTTCAGCACCTGAAATTAGATCTCTTTCACCTCCCAAACCCCTAATTTCCCGGAATTCAGCATAA
- the LOC101218604 gene encoding uncharacterized protein LOC101218604 has translation MALLLPHLFPSLSLHSKSKDNSLLFKPSSSSSSSSSSSSSSSSPSLSLTSVHSPQLQGSQLASPPGSPDSRSDKPRDDFYVNLGLAVRTLREDLPLIFTRDLNYDIYRDDITFTDPLNTFTGIERYKLIFWALRFHGKILFREIGIEVYRIWQPSENVILIRWNLKGVPRVPWEARGEFQGTSRYKVDRNGKIYEHKVDNLAFNFPQQLKPAASVLDLVSACPASPNPTFLWGTEDLHCSSWVELYQSVRRSVGGEGYLITQDGFLTCS, from the exons ATggctcttcttcttcctcatctcTTCCCTTCACTCTCCCTTCACTCCAAATCCAAAGACAATTCTCTTCTCTTTAaaccctcttcttcttcttcttcttcttcttcttcttcttcttcttcttcttctccttctctttcgCTTACCAGTGTTCATTCTCCTCAGCTTCAAGGCTCTCAACTCGCTTCTCCCCCTGGTTCTCCCGATTCCCGTTCCGATAAGCCTAGAGATGACTTCTATGTCAATCTCGGCCTCGCTGTTAGAACTCTTCGTGAAGACCTTCCTCTAATTTTCACCAGAGACCTCAATTACGACATTTACAg GGACGATATAACTTTTACTGATCCTCTCAACACGTTTACTGGTATTGAGAGGTACAAATTGATCTTCTGGGCTCTGAGATTTCATGGCAAAATTCTTTTCCGTGAGATTGGAATTGAGGTTTACAGGATTTGGCAACCTTCTGAAAACGTTATATTGATTCGGTGGAACTTGAAGGGTGTTCCTAGGGTTCCATGGGAAGCTAGGGGTGAATTTCAAGGAACTTCTAGGTATAAAGTGGATCGAAATGGGAAAATTTATGAACACAAAGTTGATAATTTAGCATTTAATTTCCCTCAGCAATTGAAGCCAGCTGCATCAGTCTTGGATTTGGTTTCTGCTTGTCCTGCAAGCCCTAATCCAACTTTCTTGTGGGGAACAGAGGATTTGCATTGTTCTTCATGGGTTGAGCTTTATCAATCTGTGAGGAGAAGTGTAGGAGGAGAAGGGTATTTGATTACACAAGATGGATTTCTTACATGTTCATag
- the LOC101219234 gene encoding uncharacterized protein LOC101219234, whose product MAEASANIGVNFPPFLNSSSPTFLPSRTLKPEFPLTSKLKPNTWRTKPLNLTAFAPSSRLTSAAFTQTDDGKFQPRIEADNSRTGRVFFLDVNPLCYQGSKPSLRNFGRWVSIFFEEVSHSDPVIAVFDGEGGSEHRRLLLPSYKAHRIKFTRPPSSKRFTKGNFRTSYQVIRDALRSCNVPVVRVEGHEADDVIATLVEQVLQRGVRVVVASPDKDFKQLISEDIQLVMPLPELNRWSFYTLRHYLAQYNCDPCSDLSLRCIMGDEVDGVPGIQHVAPGFGRKTALKLLKKHGSLENLLSAAAIRTVGKPYAQDALTKYAEYLRTNYKVLALRRDVDVQFQDEWLVERDRRNDSTILSKFVENNDRNLLVQPSKQV is encoded by the exons ATGGCCGAGGCGAGCGCCAACATTGGCGTTAATTTTCCGCCATTTTTGAACTCTTCATCGCCTACTTTCTTACCCTCAAGAACTCTGAAACCCGAATTCCCACTAACATCCAAACTCAAACCCAATACATGGAGAACAAAGCCGCTGAATCTAACTGCCTTTGCACCATCTTCTCGTCTTACTTCTGCGGCTTTTACTCAAACGGATGACGGGAAGTTTCAGCCAAGAATTGAAGCTGATAATTCAAGGACGGGAAGGGTTTTTTTCCTGGATGTAAATCCTTTATGCTACCAAGGTAGCAAACCTAGTTTGCGCAATTTTGGTCGCTGGGTTTCCATCTTCTTCGAGGAAGTTAGCCACAGTGATCCTGTTATTGCT GTTTTTGATGGGGAAGGAGGTAGTGAGCATCGCAGGCTGTTGTTACCCTCATATAAAGCACATCGGATCAAATTCACGAGACCACCATCTTCAAAAAGATTTACAAAGGGAAATTTTAGAACGTCATACCAAGTGATAAGAGATGCTCTAAGAAGCTGTAATGTTCCA GTTGTAAGGGTTGAGGGTCACGAAGCAGATGATGTTATTGCTACACTTGTGGAACAAGTTTTGCAAAGAGGGGTTCGGGTGGTAGTAGCCTCTCCTGATAAAGATTTCAAGCAGTTGATTTCAGAGGATATCCAACTTGTGATGCCTTTGCCGGAGCTCAACAGATGGTCCTTTTACACCTTAAGGCACTACCTAGCTCAGTACAACTGTGACCCGTGCTCTGACTTGAGTCTTA GATGCATTATGGGTGATGAGGTAGATGGCGTTCCAGGAATCCAACATGTTGCTCCAGGATTTGGTCGAAAAACAGCATTGAAGCTCTTGAAGAAACATGGTTCCTTGGAGAATCTACTCAGTGCTGCTGCAATCAGAACTGTGGGCAAACCTTACGCACAAGATGCACTTACAAAGTATGCCGAATACCTGCGAACGAACTATAAAGTTCTAGCCTTAAGGAG AGATGTTGATGTTCAATTTCAAGATGAGTGGTTAGTTGAAAGAGACAGACGAAACGATTCGACCATTTTATCTAAGTTTGTAGAAAACAATGACAGAAACTTGCTCGTTCAACCATCTAAACAGGTCTAA
- the LOC101218991 gene encoding probable magnesium transporter NIPA4 produces MAVSGPASSSERLWSDPRKGMSSDNIKGLVLALSSSFFIGASFIVKKKGLKIAGASGVRAGAGGYSYLYEPLWWVGMITMVVGEIANFAAYAFAPAILVTPLGALSIIISAALAHIILRERLNIFGILGCVLCVVGSTTIVLHAPQEREIVSVKEVWDLATEPAFLLYAAFMIATTLILIIHFVPRYGQTYVMVYIGVCSIVGSLSVMSVKALGIALKLTFLGMNQLTYPQTWAFTMIVITCVIIQMNYLNKALDTFNTAVVSPTYYVMFTTLTILASIIMFKDWDRQGAIQIFTQMCGFVTILAGTFLLHRTKDMVEASSTPSFSMRPSKHTEDGCELEAIPLQRQASL; encoded by the exons ATGGCGGTTAGTGGGCCGGCTTCCAGTTCGGAGAGGCTCTGGAGTGACCCTCGCAAAGGCATGTCCAGTGATAACATCAAGGGTTTGGTCTTGGCTTTGTCTTCTAGTTTTTTCATTGGTGCCAGCTTTATTGTCAAGAAGAAAGGCCTTAAAATAGCCGGGGCTTCTGGTGTTAGGGCAG GCGCTGGCGGTTATTCTTACTTGTATGAACCATTATGGTGGGTCGGCATGATAACTA TGGTTGTAGGAGAAATTGCTAATTTTGCAGCTTATGCATTTGCACCAGCTATTCTTGTAACTCCCCTTGGTGCACTCAGTATAATTATCAG TGCTGCTCTTGCTCATATTATATTAAGGGAGCGATTAAACATTTTTGGTATTCTTGGTTGTGTGTTATGTGTTGTGGGTTCGACAACAATTGTTCTGCATGCACCTCAAGAGCGTGAGATAGTATCTGTCAAGGAAGTGTGGGATCTTGCGACAGAACCAG CTTTCCTTCTGTATGCTGCTTTCATGATAGCCACAACTCTCATACTCATAATACACTTTGTGCCTCGTTATGGGCAGACATATGTAATGGTCTACATAGGGGTTTGTTCTATTGTGGGGTCACTTTCG GTTATGAGTGTTAAAGCACTTGGCATTGCCCTGAAGTTAACATTTTTGGGAATGAATCAATTAACATATCCTCAAACTTGGGCATTCACAATGATTGTCATTACTTGTGTGATCATTCAAATGAATTATCTAAACAAG gCTCTTGATACTTTCAACACTGCTGTAGTATCCCCTACATACTATGTGATGTTTACAACATTGACCATCTTGGCTAGCATAATTATGTTTAAG GATTGGGATCGACAGGGTGCAATCCAGATTTTCACCCAAATGTGTGGTTTTGTGACAATTCTCGCCggtacttttcttcttcacagaACGAAGGATATGGTTGAGG CTTCATCAACACCATCTTTTTCAATGCGACCTTCTAAACACACGGAAGATGGTTGTGAACTCGAAGCCATCCCACTTCAGCGTCAAGCATCATTATGA